One genomic window of Mesorhizobium sp. CAU 1732 includes the following:
- a CDS encoding ABC transporter ATP-binding protein, with translation MTAIQRIEEATAGQKGRPVYELDRVAKSYVRGNLRALDHVDLTLTEGSFSSVIGPSGCGKSTLLKIMAGLIPPSEGGVYLKGTPVTGTRADIGMMFQQATLFPWRTTLENIVLPIEIRDGKAAAKAKHADALALLDLVGLKGFENRRPSELSGGMAQRAAICRMLITQPAVLLLDEPFSALDELSRDFMNMELQRICTKRNATAFLITHSIQEAVILSDTVYVMSPRPGTFVETVEIDLPRPRTLDMMTDPKFGDYVRRIRARLDKGAFL, from the coding sequence ATGACCGCCATCCAGCGGATAGAAGAAGCGACGGCCGGCCAGAAAGGCCGGCCCGTCTACGAACTCGACCGCGTGGCGAAAAGCTATGTCCGCGGCAACCTACGCGCGCTCGATCATGTCGACCTGACGCTGACCGAAGGAAGTTTCTCGTCCGTCATCGGGCCTTCCGGCTGCGGCAAGTCCACCCTTCTCAAGATCATGGCCGGACTGATCCCGCCCAGCGAAGGCGGCGTCTATCTCAAGGGAACGCCGGTCACCGGTACGCGCGCCGACATCGGCATGATGTTCCAGCAGGCGACGCTGTTTCCGTGGCGCACGACGCTCGAGAACATCGTTCTGCCGATCGAAATCCGCGACGGCAAGGCGGCGGCGAAGGCTAAGCACGCGGATGCGCTGGCACTGCTCGATCTGGTCGGCCTGAAGGGCTTCGAAAACCGTCGCCCCAGCGAATTGTCGGGCGGCATGGCGCAACGCGCCGCGATCTGCCGCATGCTGATCACGCAGCCGGCCGTGCTGCTACTCGACGAGCCGTTCAGTGCGCTCGACGAACTGTCGCGCGACTTCATGAACATGGAACTGCAGCGCATCTGCACCAAGCGTAACGCGACCGCCTTCCTGATCACCCACTCCATTCAGGAGGCGGTGATCCTGTCCGACACCGTCTATGTGATGTCGCCGCGACCGGGCACGTTCGTCGAGACGGTCGAGATCGATCTTCCACGTCCGCGAACCCTCGACATGATGACCGACCCCAAATTCGGCGACTATGTGCGTCGCATCAGAGCTCGACTGGATAAGGGAGCATTCCTGTGA
- a CDS encoding acyl carrier protein, with protein sequence MTTQFASERVRATIFAILSERGVTSISETEPLFSTGRLDSLAAAEVLAQLEGDYGVDLASDDFDITRIDTLGELESLVAATLLAATAGAPLSSAA encoded by the coding sequence ATGACCACGCAGTTCGCGAGCGAGCGCGTCCGTGCAACCATTTTCGCGATCCTGTCGGAGCGCGGCGTGACGTCGATCAGCGAGACCGAACCGCTGTTCTCGACGGGAAGGCTGGACTCGCTTGCCGCAGCCGAGGTTCTGGCGCAACTCGAAGGCGACTATGGCGTCGATCTCGCCAGCGACGATTTCGACATCACGCGCATCGACACGCTGGGCGAACTCGAAAGCCTCGTCGCGGCGACGCTGTTGGCCGCGACGGCCGGAGCACCCCTCTCCTCGGCTGCGTGA
- a CDS encoding MarR family transcriptional regulator, with product MTGIENHQDDPIKAPLSGEDGIDFAVIELFFFAYRDFTSDPDQILEEYGFGRAHHRVVHFVNRRPGLTVAELLDVLKITKQSLARVLKQLIDTGHIVQVQGPRDRRQRELYPTARGRELALALAAPQSRRIAAALAEAAPTDRAAIERFLIGMVNPEARAQTGVGSADYRDDHQREAG from the coding sequence ATGACGGGCATCGAAAACCACCAAGACGACCCCATCAAGGCACCGCTGAGCGGCGAGGACGGCATCGACTTTGCCGTGATCGAACTGTTCTTCTTCGCCTATCGCGACTTCACGTCCGATCCGGACCAGATTCTGGAGGAGTACGGCTTCGGCCGCGCACATCACCGCGTCGTCCACTTCGTCAATCGACGCCCCGGCCTGACGGTCGCCGAACTGCTCGACGTGCTCAAGATCACGAAGCAGAGCCTGGCCCGCGTCCTCAAGCAACTGATCGACACCGGCCATATCGTGCAGGTGCAGGGGCCGCGCGACAGGCGTCAGCGCGAACTCTACCCGACCGCGCGGGGCCGCGAACTGGCGCTGGCGCTCGCCGCGCCACAGTCCCGCCGCATCGCTGCGGCATTGGCCGAGGCCGCGCCGACGGACCGCGCCGCCATCGAGCGGTTCCTGATCGGGATGGTGAATCCGGAGGCGCGCGCGCAGACAGGCGTGGGCAGCGCCGACTATCGGGATGACCACCAGCGCGAGGCAGGCTAG
- a CDS encoding AAA family ATPase, which produces MAGNPHWAGSDRMVVLTGCSGSGKSTLLAELARRGVSVMPEAGRQVVREQMHLDGDALPWTDVLKFAELTASRAMHQFNTANPGNSAVVFDRSIVDLVSHLELLRLDVPPYLNRALDLYRYARRVLVTAPWPEIYVDDGERNKPFETALREYEGLVETYRRLGYDLVEVPRGAVEERAAFVMAQIAP; this is translated from the coding sequence GTGGCCGGCAACCCACACTGGGCAGGCAGCGATCGCATGGTCGTTCTGACCGGTTGCTCGGGCTCCGGCAAATCGACGCTGCTTGCCGAGCTTGCCCGGCGCGGTGTCTCGGTGATGCCCGAGGCGGGCCGGCAGGTCGTGCGCGAGCAGATGCATCTTGATGGCGATGCGCTGCCGTGGACGGATGTTCTCAAATTTGCGGAGCTCACCGCGTCACGCGCCATGCATCAGTTCAACACGGCAAATCCTGGCAACAGTGCTGTCGTGTTCGACCGGTCGATCGTCGACCTCGTTTCGCATCTCGAATTGCTGCGGCTGGACGTGCCCCCATATCTGAACCGCGCATTGGACCTTTACCGCTATGCGCGGCGTGTTCTCGTCACGGCTCCCTGGCCCGAGATCTATGTGGACGATGGTGAGCGCAACAAGCCGTTCGAGACGGCACTGCGTGAATATGAGGGACTCGTCGAAACCTATCGCAGGCTTGGATACGATCTTGTCGAGGTTCCGCGCGGGGCCGTCGAGGAGCGTGCAGCCTTCGTCATGGCGCAGATCGCGCCCTGA
- a CDS encoding MBL fold metallo-hydrolase, with translation MGELRAGIIPVTPFQQNCTILFDEAEKRGVVVDPGGDVDQILSVLNDNGLTIEAIWITHGHIDHAGGAMDLKDALGVEIIGPHEADRPLLERLETQAQMFNMTGAVRNCVPDRFLNEGETVSFGEHAFEVLHCPGHAPGHVVFYNRAAKFAHVGDVLFQGSIGRTDLFGGDHATLIRSIKEKLLPLGDDIGFICGHGPGSRFGDERRGNPFLVGEETA, from the coding sequence ATGGGTGAACTGAGAGCGGGCATCATCCCGGTGACGCCATTCCAGCAGAACTGCACGATCCTCTTCGACGAAGCGGAGAAGCGGGGCGTGGTGGTCGATCCCGGTGGCGATGTCGATCAGATCCTGTCTGTCCTGAACGATAACGGCCTCACCATCGAAGCGATCTGGATCACTCACGGCCACATCGACCATGCCGGCGGCGCAATGGATCTGAAGGACGCGCTGGGTGTCGAGATCATCGGACCGCACGAGGCAGACAGGCCGCTGCTGGAACGCCTCGAAACGCAGGCCCAGATGTTCAACATGACCGGTGCGGTGCGCAATTGCGTGCCCGATCGCTTCCTGAACGAGGGCGAGACGGTCTCCTTCGGTGAACACGCGTTCGAAGTCCTGCACTGCCCAGGCCACGCGCCGGGCCATGTCGTGTTCTACAACCGCGCCGCGAAATTCGCCCATGTCGGGGACGTGCTGTTCCAGGGATCGATCGGCCGCACCGATTTGTTCGGCGGCGACCACGCGACGCTGATCCGATCGATCAAGGAGAAGCTCCTGCCGCTGGGCGACGATATCGGGTTCATCTGCGGCCACGGGCCGGGCAGCCGGTTCGGCGATGAGCGACGCGGCAATCCATTCCTCGTCGGTGAGGAAACGGCGTAG
- a CDS encoding branched-chain amino acid aminotransferase, with the protein MASVPFDQLDGHIWMNGEFVKWADAKIHVLTHGLHYASAVFEGERAYGGEIFKLNEHTQRLHESARLLGFTIPYSVDEIDDACRKLLKMQGFQDAYVRPIAWRGSEMMGVSAQNNRINCAIAIWQWPSYFDPEQRLKGIRLDMAEYRRPDPRTAPSKSKAAGLYMICTLSKHAAESKGYADALMLDWRGQVAEATGANVFFVKDGKLHTPKPDCFLDGITRRTVIDLAKARGIEVVERAIMPEELEGFEQCFLSGTAAEVTPVSEIGPYRFTVGDISKTLMNDYMAEVQPKHAVAAE; encoded by the coding sequence ATGGCATCCGTTCCTTTCGACCAGCTTGATGGTCACATCTGGATGAATGGCGAATTCGTCAAATGGGCGGACGCCAAGATTCACGTACTCACGCACGGCCTGCATTATGCAAGCGCCGTGTTCGAGGGCGAGCGCGCCTATGGCGGCGAAATCTTCAAGCTCAACGAGCATACGCAACGCCTGCACGAATCCGCGCGCTTGCTGGGCTTCACCATCCCTTACAGCGTTGACGAGATCGACGATGCCTGCCGCAAGCTTCTGAAGATGCAGGGCTTCCAGGATGCTTATGTGCGCCCGATCGCGTGGCGCGGCTCGGAGATGATGGGCGTCTCTGCGCAGAACAACCGCATCAACTGCGCCATCGCGATCTGGCAGTGGCCGAGCTACTTCGACCCGGAGCAGCGGCTCAAGGGTATCCGCCTCGACATGGCGGAATACCGCCGGCCCGACCCGCGCACCGCGCCGTCAAAGTCGAAGGCCGCCGGCCTCTACATGATCTGCACGCTCTCCAAGCATGCGGCCGAGTCCAAGGGTTATGCCGATGCGTTGATGCTCGACTGGCGCGGCCAGGTTGCGGAAGCGACCGGCGCCAACGTCTTCTTCGTCAAGGACGGCAAGCTGCATACGCCAAAGCCCGACTGCTTCCTCGACGGAATCACGCGCCGCACGGTGATTGATCTCGCGAAGGCGCGGGGCATCGAGGTGGTCGAGCGCGCGATCATGCCGGAAGAGCTCGAGGGCTTCGAGCAGTGCTTCCTGTCCGGCACGGCGGCAGAGGTGACGCCGGTCTCGGAGATCGGACCTTACCGCTTTACCGTCGGCGATATCTCCAAAACGCTGATGAACGACTACATGGCCGAAGTGCAGCCCAAGCACGCTGTCGCCGCCGAATAG
- a CDS encoding cold-shock protein: MPQSGTVKFFNHAKGFGFITPDDGEKDVFVHISAVQASGLQGLEDGQKVTFETEPDKRGKGPKAINLTVG; this comes from the coding sequence ATGCCCCAGAGCGGAACTGTGAAATTCTTCAATCACGCCAAAGGTTTCGGGTTCATCACGCCCGATGACGGCGAGAAGGACGTCTTCGTCCACATCTCGGCCGTCCAGGCTTCCGGCCTGCAAGGTCTCGAAGATGGCCAGAAGGTCACGTTTGAAACCGAGCCGGACAAGCGCGGCAAGGGACCGAAAGCGATCAACCTGACTGTCGGCTGA
- a CDS encoding response regulator transcription factor, translating into MSMTQDATVPGDDAPHLLVVDDDTRIRTLLKQFLSENGYRVTVAGNAAEARRKLEGLDFDLIVLDVMMPGETGVQLTEALRQDKTVPILMLTALSETDSRVAGLEAGADDYLPKPFDPRELLLRLNNILRRGGPQPTPKVEQIVFGPYTFQIARRELKRGGEILKLTDREQEILAIFAERAGDTIPRHELVGSDADVGERTIDVQINRLRRKIERDPSNPVWLQTVRGVGYRLSVE; encoded by the coding sequence CTGTCGATGACGCAAGATGCGACCGTTCCGGGCGATGACGCCCCTCACCTGCTGGTCGTGGATGACGACACGCGCATCCGTACCCTGCTCAAACAGTTCCTGAGCGAGAACGGCTATCGCGTCACCGTCGCGGGCAATGCCGCCGAGGCGAGACGCAAGCTCGAGGGGCTCGATTTCGACCTGATCGTGCTCGACGTCATGATGCCCGGCGAAACCGGCGTGCAACTCACCGAAGCTTTGCGGCAGGACAAGACCGTCCCCATCCTGATGCTGACCGCGCTGTCTGAAACCGACAGCCGGGTCGCGGGCCTCGAGGCTGGTGCGGACGACTATCTTCCCAAGCCGTTCGATCCGCGCGAACTCCTGCTGCGGCTCAACAACATCCTGCGCCGCGGCGGACCGCAGCCGACGCCGAAGGTCGAGCAGATCGTTTTCGGTCCATACACGTTCCAGATCGCGCGGCGCGAACTCAAGCGCGGCGGCGAGATTCTGAAGCTCACCGATCGCGAACAGGAAATCCTCGCGATCTTCGCGGAGCGCGCGGGCGACACGATCCCGCGCCACGAACTCGTCGGCTCCGATGCCGATGTGGGCGAACGCACGATCGACGTCCAGATCAACCGCCTGCGCAGGAAGATCGAGCGCGATCCCTCCAACCCCGTCTGGCTTCAGACGGTGCGCGGTGTTGGTTACAGGCTCAGTGTGGAATAG
- a CDS encoding ABC transporter permease produces the protein MTVIPEPRAVRPPTVWSEHVTFIDRIPRSIGMTGLMIAFIGLWQLIHISGLVSPIILPGPWETGKDIITVGTNLVSGGYMLGALWITIKEVIFGFAIALAIGFTLGVIVGEFAFGERAVLPYLVAIDTMPKVAFAPLFLAWLGFGISSKVALAAFIATFPIVVGTAAGLHAADENARALFRTMGASRLQTLFKMKIPLGMPQMFTGLKIAAVGVMAGAITGEFLGGGKGFGELIRVAASQLNTPRVFSLIIFLSLFGLMLFWSVVLLERKLVYWHKSSVSGATGG, from the coding sequence GTGACCGTGATCCCCGAACCCCGCGCCGTGCGCCCACCGACAGTGTGGAGCGAACACGTCACCTTTATCGATCGTATCCCGCGATCGATCGGCATGACGGGCCTGATGATCGCATTCATCGGCCTGTGGCAACTCATTCATATTTCCGGGCTTGTTTCGCCGATCATCCTGCCCGGCCCATGGGAAACCGGCAAGGACATCATCACGGTCGGCACGAACCTCGTATCAGGCGGCTACATGCTCGGCGCGCTGTGGATCACCATCAAGGAGGTGATCTTCGGCTTCGCCATCGCGCTCGCTATCGGCTTCACGCTCGGGGTCATCGTCGGCGAATTCGCATTCGGTGAACGTGCGGTCCTGCCTTACCTCGTCGCGATCGACACGATGCCGAAGGTCGCTTTCGCGCCCCTCTTCCTCGCATGGCTGGGCTTCGGCATCTCGTCCAAGGTGGCGCTCGCGGCCTTCATCGCGACGTTTCCGATCGTCGTGGGCACGGCTGCGGGTCTTCATGCCGCGGACGAAAACGCGCGTGCCCTGTTCAGGACCATGGGCGCAAGCCGGCTTCAGACGCTGTTCAAGATGAAGATCCCGCTCGGCATGCCCCAGATGTTCACCGGCCTGAAGATCGCCGCCGTCGGCGTCATGGCCGGCGCCATCACCGGAGAGTTTCTGGGGGGCGGCAAGGGGTTCGGCGAATTGATCCGCGTGGCCGCCTCGCAGCTCAACACGCCACGGGTCTTTTCGCTGATCATCTTCCTCAGCCTCTTCGGCCTCATGCTGTTCTGGAGCGTCGTCCTGCTGGAGCGCAAGCTGGTCTACTGGCATAAATCCAGTGTAAGCGGGGCGACAGGCGGGTAG
- a CDS encoding BA14K family protein has product MNRVVKTAAISALVAATALTATLPASADHRRHHRVNGGELVAAGVLGLAAGALIAGANRRPDVVYRYDDPYYAPAPVYEEPVRYYEPPVRVYEQPVYVEPYASFEPWTREWYRYCGDRYRSFDPRSGTFMGYDGIRHFCVAN; this is encoded by the coding sequence ATGAACCGCGTTGTGAAAACTGCCGCCATTTCCGCACTCGTTGCCGCCACGGCGCTGACCGCCACCCTCCCCGCAAGCGCCGATCATCGTCGCCATCATCGCGTCAATGGCGGCGAACTGGTCGCTGCCGGCGTGCTCGGCCTCGCTGCCGGCGCGCTGATCGCCGGCGCCAACCGCCGGCCCGACGTCGTCTACCGATATGACGATCCGTACTATGCGCCCGCTCCCGTCTACGAGGAGCCGGTTCGCTACTATGAACCTCCGGTTCGCGTCTACGAGCAGCCGGTCTATGTCGAGCCTTACGCGAGCTTCGAGCCCTGGACCCGCGAATGGTATCGCTATTGCGGAGACCGCTACCGCTCGTTCGATCCGCGGAGCGGCACCTTCATGGGCTATGACGGGATCAGGCACTTCTGCGTGGCGAACTGA
- a CDS encoding ATP-binding protein, with the protein MATSDMIDQDGAGHPDALPRTQTRGSGGFGKLWRAVARYLPKRLYARSLIIVIAPMLLLQSVIAFVFMERHWQTVTVRLSAAVTRDIAAVIDMIETYPPGDNYADVIRIAQDRLQMKVDILPPDPLPAPGPKPFFSVLDESLSEQITRQINRPFWLDTVGNSNIVEIRVQLEDKVLRVFARRSHTYASNTHIFLLWMVGTSLVLLAIAIAFLRNQIRPILHLAEAAESFGKGRPMPTDFRPRGADEVRRAGAAFILMRERIERQIEQRTAMLTGVSHDLRTILTRFKLQLALGGAKMDREALDQDIDDMQSMLEGYLAFARGESGEDAGELDLQAFLEKLTEEAKLRKRTLTTSLTGSPDVVVRPNAFARLLSNVIGNAFRYAKTVDIDATHADGSLVVLVDDDGPGIPADKREEVFKPFVRLDAARNQDATGTGLGLSIARDIARSHGGDITLDDSPLGGLRAVIRIPA; encoded by the coding sequence ATGGCGACTTCCGACATGATCGACCAGGACGGGGCCGGCCATCCAGACGCGCTGCCGCGCACGCAAACACGCGGGTCGGGCGGGTTCGGCAAGCTGTGGCGTGCCGTAGCGCGCTATCTGCCGAAGCGGCTCTACGCGCGATCGCTGATCATCGTGATCGCGCCCATGCTCCTGCTTCAGTCGGTCATCGCCTTCGTCTTCATGGAACGCCACTGGCAGACGGTGACGGTACGCCTGTCGGCCGCCGTGACGCGCGATATCGCGGCGGTCATCGACATGATCGAGACCTATCCGCCGGGCGACAACTACGCCGACGTCATCCGCATCGCGCAGGATCGCCTTCAGATGAAGGTCGACATCCTGCCTCCCGATCCCCTGCCCGCGCCCGGCCCGAAGCCGTTCTTTTCCGTTCTGGACGAGTCTCTGAGCGAGCAGATCACGCGCCAGATCAACCGCCCGTTCTGGCTGGATACGGTCGGCAATTCCAACATCGTCGAAATCCGTGTGCAGTTGGAGGACAAGGTGTTGCGCGTGTTTGCGCGGCGCAGCCACACCTATGCCTCCAACACGCACATCTTCCTGTTGTGGATGGTGGGCACGTCGCTCGTTCTGCTCGCCATCGCGATCGCCTTCCTGCGCAACCAGATCAGGCCGATCCTGCACCTCGCCGAGGCAGCCGAGAGTTTCGGCAAGGGACGGCCCATGCCGACCGACTTCCGCCCGCGCGGCGCGGACGAAGTGCGCCGCGCGGGCGCCGCCTTCATTCTCATGCGCGAGCGCATTGAACGCCAGATCGAACAGCGGACGGCGATGCTGACAGGCGTCAGCCACGATTTGCGCACCATCCTGACGCGCTTCAAGCTGCAGCTCGCGCTGGGCGGCGCGAAAATGGACCGCGAGGCGCTCGACCAGGATATCGACGACATGCAGTCGATGCTGGAGGGCTATCTGGCGTTTGCGCGCGGCGAGTCGGGAGAGGACGCAGGCGAGCTCGACCTGCAGGCGTTCCTGGAGAAACTGACCGAGGAAGCGAAGCTGCGCAAGAGAACGCTCACCACGTCACTTACGGGAAGCCCGGACGTGGTGGTGCGTCCGAACGCCTTTGCGAGGCTCTTGTCGAATGTGATCGGCAACGCGTTCCGCTACGCCAAAACGGTCGATATCGACGCAACACATGCCGATGGTTCTTTGGTGGTGTTGGTGGATGACGACGGGCCAGGCATCCCCGCGGACAAGCGCGAAGAGGTGTTCAAGCCCTTCGTGCGCCTGGACGCGGCCCGCAATCAGGACGCAACGGGCACGGGACTGGGTCTTTCCATCGCACGTGACATCGCTCGCAGCCATGGCGGCGACATCACGCTGGACGACAGCCCGCTGGGTGGGCTGCGCGCCGTGATCCGCATTCCGGCGTAA
- a CDS encoding fumarylacetoacetate hydrolase family protein, protein MASNGFVIEAPEQASIAVDGSSERFPVRRIYCVGRNYVAHVREMGGDEERDPPIFFQKPTDAVIDSGSTVPYATITENFHHEMEMVIALKSGGYNIAEKDALDHIWGYGASLDMTRRDIQGSGKPWEIAKSFDQSCPCGPLSPVEKVGHISKGAIKLTVNGETTQESDISLLIWRVPEIIANLSTYFELKAGDIILTGTPHGVGPVKPGDTLVGTIDGLQPLSITIGKRPA, encoded by the coding sequence ATGGCGAGCAACGGATTTGTCATCGAGGCGCCAGAGCAGGCGAGCATCGCGGTCGATGGAAGCAGTGAGCGCTTTCCCGTCCGGCGCATCTATTGCGTGGGCCGGAACTATGTAGCGCACGTCCGTGAGATGGGCGGAGACGAGGAGCGCGACCCGCCGATCTTCTTCCAGAAGCCGACCGACGCGGTCATCGACAGCGGCTCGACCGTTCCCTACGCCACCATCACGGAAAACTTCCATCATGAGATGGAGATGGTGATTGCGCTCAAGTCCGGCGGCTACAACATCGCCGAGAAAGATGCGCTCGATCACATCTGGGGTTATGGCGCATCGCTCGACATGACGCGCCGCGACATTCAGGGCAGCGGCAAGCCGTGGGAAATCGCCAAGTCGTTCGACCAGTCGTGCCCCTGCGGGCCTCTGTCGCCGGTGGAGAAGGTCGGCCACATCTCGAAGGGTGCGATCAAGCTGACCGTGAACGGCGAGACGACGCAGGAATCCGACATCAGCCTGCTCATCTGGCGCGTGCCGGAAATCATCGCGAACCTCTCGACCTATTTCGAATTGAAGGCCGGCGACATCATCCTGACTGGCACGCCGCATGGCGTCGGGCCCGTGAAGCCGGGCGATACGCTCGTCGGCACGATCGATGGGCTTCAACCGCTTTCGATTACGATCGGTAAACGGCCGGCCTGA
- a CDS encoding GntR family transcriptional regulator encodes MALGALAGTEISSEKATAATLVYRQLRQDILKGKLKPGQKLQIDQVAARYQIGANPVREALNRLSSEHLVDRKDQRGFFVPQLSLERLRELVTTRCWLETKALEESILHRTQEWEDNIVLTFHRLSRTKIQRPEDGGDNSEWEVKHRAFHTALIAACGSTWLIGFCNEMMDHAERYRYISMTSSYPRRDSNEEHRLIMEATLDGDIDLAKERLTAQYQLTLHYMEEQIDG; translated from the coding sequence ATGGCACTCGGTGCATTGGCAGGGACAGAGATATCCTCCGAGAAGGCGACGGCGGCGACGCTCGTCTATCGCCAGTTGCGGCAGGATATTCTCAAGGGCAAACTGAAGCCCGGCCAGAAACTGCAAATCGACCAGGTCGCCGCGCGCTATCAGATCGGGGCAAACCCCGTGCGCGAAGCACTCAACCGCCTGTCGTCGGAACATCTCGTCGATCGCAAGGACCAACGCGGCTTCTTCGTGCCGCAACTCTCGCTCGAACGCCTGCGTGAACTGGTCACGACACGCTGCTGGCTGGAAACCAAGGCGCTGGAAGAATCGATTCTTCATCGTACCCAGGAATGGGAGGACAACATCGTCCTCACCTTCCATCGCCTCTCGCGCACCAAGATACAGCGCCCGGAAGACGGCGGCGACAATTCGGAATGGGAGGTGAAGCACCGCGCATTCCATACAGCGCTGATCGCGGCGTGCGGCTCGACCTGGCTCATCGGCTTCTGCAACGAAATGATGGATCATGCCGAGCGCTATCGATACATTTCGATGACGAGCAGCTATCCGCGCCGCGACTCCAACGAGGAGCACCGGCTGATCATGGAGGCGACGCTGGATGGCGATATCGACCTCGCCAAGGAGCGGCTGACGGCGCAGTACCAGCTCACCTTGCACTACATGGAAGAGCAGATCGACGGCTGA
- a CDS encoding tRNA-binding protein: protein MSDERSAEITYADFEKIDIRAGTIITAEPYPEARKPSIKIQIDFGPVIGVKKSSAQITRHYEPEMLIGRQVMAVVNFPPRQIGKFMSEVLTLGFPDEHGEVVLGAIDKQVPNGGRLF, encoded by the coding sequence ATGAGCGACGAACGCAGCGCCGAAATCACCTATGCCGATTTCGAGAAGATCGACATCCGCGCCGGGACGATCATTACCGCCGAGCCGTACCCGGAGGCCCGCAAGCCTTCGATCAAGATCCAGATCGATTTCGGTCCCGTGATCGGCGTGAAGAAATCCTCCGCACAGATCACGCGTCACTACGAACCCGAGATGCTGATCGGGCGGCAGGTCATGGCGGTGGTGAATTTTCCGCCACGCCAGATCGGCAAATTCATGTCGGAAGTGCTCACGCTCGGCTTTCCAGACGAGCACGGCGAGGTGGTGCTTGGCGCCATCGACAAGCAGGTTCCGAACGGCGGCCGATTGTTTTAA
- a CDS encoding ABC transporter substrate-binding protein — protein MTTGPGLARTVFAALALTVSSLGGAASAYAQENITVVVPNPSAINNFPFHVAIGEGYFEEAGLNVTLEAVNGSASVLQSLAAGQAQIGNPGPGPLLGARSRGEDVVFIYNQFPKSIFGLVVKDESEVQEPSQLKDTVVGVGTADGAEVGFSRAILSGAGLTEGTDYEFLAVGDGGTAAAAFLNDEVQSYAAAVSDAAIIQSRGIPLREITPDEYLSFFGNGWAVTRAYLEEKPDVIEAFGKALVKGTKFGLDPANKEKVLDHAAAGNPQEGEDREFAASLLAAIQDRVTPLDMSNGFGYQPPEHWQMWHESAVETGALPAPLDDLEAAYTNQFVEAWNAE, from the coding sequence ATGACCACAGGTCCCGGTCTGGCCCGCACCGTATTTGCGGCGCTTGCGCTCACCGTATCGTCGCTCGGCGGCGCTGCAAGCGCCTACGCTCAAGAGAACATCACGGTCGTGGTTCCGAACCCGTCCGCGATCAACAACTTTCCCTTCCACGTCGCGATCGGCGAGGGCTATTTCGAGGAAGCCGGACTGAACGTGACGCTGGAGGCGGTCAACGGATCTGCATCGGTGCTGCAATCGCTGGCGGCCGGACAGGCACAGATCGGCAATCCCGGTCCCGGACCCCTGCTTGGCGCGCGCTCGCGTGGCGAGGATGTCGTCTTCATCTACAACCAGTTCCCCAAATCCATCTTCGGCCTCGTCGTGAAGGACGAATCCGAGGTTCAGGAACCATCCCAGCTCAAGGACACTGTCGTGGGTGTCGGCACGGCGGATGGCGCCGAGGTCGGATTCAGCCGCGCGATCCTGTCGGGCGCCGGGCTCACGGAAGGCACGGATTACGAATTCCTCGCCGTCGGCGACGGCGGCACGGCGGCTGCGGCGTTCCTCAACGACGAAGTGCAGTCCTACGCCGCGGCAGTCAGCGACGCGGCTATCATTCAGTCCCGCGGAATTCCGCTGCGCGAAATCACGCCGGATGAGTATCTTTCCTTCTTCGGCAATGGATGGGCCGTCACGCGGGCTTACCTCGAAGAAAAGCCGGACGTGATCGAGGCGTTCGGCAAGGCGCTCGTGAAGGGCACCAAATTCGGGCTCGATCCCGCCAACAAGGAAAAGGTGCTCGACCACGCCGCCGCGGGCAATCCCCAGGAGGGCGAGGACCGCGAGTTTGCAGCGTCCCTGCTGGCCGCGATCCAGGATCGCGTTACGCCGCTCGATATGTCGAACGGCTTTGGCTACCAGCCGCCGGAACATTGGCAGATGTGGCACGAAAGTGCTGTTGAAACCGGCGCGCTGCCGGCCCCGCTCGACGATCTCGAAGCAGCGTACACGAACCAGTTCGTGGAAGCGTGGAACGCCGAATGA